In the Topomyia yanbarensis strain Yona2022 chromosome 3, ASM3024719v1, whole genome shotgun sequence genome, one interval contains:
- the LOC131689168 gene encoding serine/arginine-rich splicing factor 1A, translating into MSSHGRNECRIYVGNLPPDIRTKDIQDLFHKFGKVTFVDLKNRRGPPFAFVEFEDNRDADDAVKARDGYDYDGYRLRVEFPRGGGPGSYRGSRGGNSDRGGGGRDRNNRGPPARRSQFRVVVTGLPSSGSWQDLKDHMREAGDVCFADVYKDGTGVVEFLRHEDMKYAIKKLDDSRFRSHEGEVAYIRVREDSSTDDRRGGEHRDRSYSPRRRRGTPTYSPVQRSFSRSRSRSFNY; encoded by the exons ATGTCTTCACACGGTCGCAACGAATGTCGAATTTACGTTGGAAACCTACCGCCAGATATACGCACCAAGGACATCCAAGACCTGTTTCATAAGTTCGGCAAAGTTACGTTTGTCGACTTGAAAAATCGCCGGGGGCCGCCATTTGCTTTTGTGGAGTTCGAAGATAATCG CGATGCCGATGATGCAGTTAAGGCTCGTGATGGTTATGACTATGATGGGTATAGATTGCGAGTGGAATTTCCACGTGGTGGTGGACCCGGTAGTTATCGGGGCAGTCGCGGAGGAAACAGCGACCGTGGTGGTGGTGGCCGGGACCGGAACAATCGTGGTCCGCCAGCTAGGCGTTCCCAGTTCCGAGTGGTCGTCACTGGTTTGCCATCTTCCGGCTCTTGGCAGGATCTGAAAGACCACATGCGAGAAGCAGGCGATGTTTGCTTCGCCGATGTATACAAAGATGGAACCGGAGTAGTTGAGTTCTTGCGTCATGAGGACATGAAGTATGCCATAAAAAAATTGGATGATTCCCGGTTCCGATCCCATGAA GGAGAGGTTGCCTACATTAGGGTGCGAGAGGACTCTTCAACTGACGATAGACGAGGCGGAGAACATCGTGATCG TTCCTACTCTCCTCGCAGACGTCGTGGCACGCCAACATATTCGCCAGTTCAGCGTAGTTTCTCGCGGTCCCGTTCTCGTTCATTCAACTATTAG
- the LOC131689167 gene encoding partitioning defective 6 homolog beta: MSKNKIASSKLESDHIEIKSKFDAEFRRWSLKRSEHHSFEEFQSLIERLHKLDRSQLLVSYIDPRDNDLLPINNDDNFGRALTTARPLLRVIIQRKGDSIEEITGYGTMRPRNLISSILGQTPVKSKSLAISNPHDFRQVSAIIDVDIVPETCRRVRLLKHGSDKPLGFYIRDGTSVRVTANGLEKQPGIFISRLVPGGLAESTGLLAVNDEVLEVNGIEVNGKTLDQVTDMMVANSSNLIITVKPANQRTLAPPRRGSFSRNSQLSGGSHQSQHTTGSEENDQDDQDEIRDLTGAATLEENVLITQKDGVLHL; the protein is encoded by the exons ATGTCGAAGAATAAAATAGCGAGTTCTAAACTCGAAAGTGACCACATTGAAATAAAGTCAAAG TTTGACGCCGAATTCCGACGATGGTCTTTGAAAAGATCCGAACATCACAGCTTTGAAGAGTTTCAATCGCTAATTGAACGCCTGCACAAATTAGATCGTTCTCAGCTATTAGTGTCTTACATTGACCCACGGGATAACGATTTGCTGCCTATCAATAATGACGATAATTTTGGACGAGCCCTTACAACTGCTCGTCCGCTGTTGCGGGTCATTATCCAACGAAAAG GGGACAGTATAGAGGAAATCACCGGCTATGGCACTATGAGACCAAGAAACTTGATCAGTAGCATCCTCGGGCAGACTCCAGTAAAATCCAAGAGCTTAGCTATTTCCAATCCTCATGACTTTCGACAG GTCTCCGCCATTATTGATGTTGACATTGTGCCGGAGACTTGCAGACGGGTTCGATTATTGAAGCATGGTAGTGATAAACCTCTTGGGTTTTACATCCG GGATGGCACTTCGGTCCGTGTGACAGCAAATGGCTTAGAGAAACAGCCGGGAATATTTATCTCCCGTCTAGTTCCGGGCGGTTTGGCCGAAAGTACAGGACTACTGGCAGTAAATGATGAGGTACTGGAGGTGAATGGCATTGAGGTGAATGGTAAAACTCTAGACCAGGTTACAGACATGATGGTGGCCAACAGTTCTAATTTAATTATCACTGTAAAGCCTGCCAATCAAAGAACGCTAGCCCCTCCGCGACGTGGATCGTTCTCCCGTAATAGTCAGCTTTCGGGCGGTTCTCATCAATCACAACATACTACTGGATCGGAAGAGAACGATCAGGATGATCAAGACGAAATTCGAGATCTTACCGGTGCAGCTACTTTGGAGGAGAATGTTCTTATTACGCAAAAGGATGGTGTGTTGCATCTTTAG